In Bdellovibrionales bacterium CG10_big_fil_rev_8_21_14_0_10_45_34, one genomic interval encodes:
- the lpxD gene encoding UDP-3-O-(3-hydroxymyristoyl)glucosamine N-acyltransferase encodes MIQIPFSVILESTPDATPFKRIPDFLVEDVTPIEEQRPFTISYAAQPKMLSQLQLKAPAALLVNDKLAQAAHPLVEDKNIAIVVCANPTLTAAKIIERFFTTEPWSQWPRQTDPSAVIGVDCLVDPTAFVGPNATLGKHVKVGKHAVIGANVVLEDGVCVGDNTVIHSGAIIQFGTRVGSFCEIGPNTTIGSRGFGLTTDSSGRHHSIPQRGYVIIEDEVEIGANCTIDRATFGATVIGKGAKLDNLIHIAHNCSVGEGSVLTAGFMMAGSSTLGKYVLAAGRASVSDHVHVADRVQLGGMAGVSKDVQEAGAYAGYPLQSLQKHLRILSALSRLPDMVNDIRRLKKLLK; translated from the coding sequence ATGATTCAAATACCGTTTAGCGTCATTTTAGAATCCACCCCCGACGCCACCCCGTTTAAGAGAATCCCTGACTTTTTGGTTGAAGACGTTACACCCATCGAAGAGCAGCGCCCTTTCACCATCAGTTATGCCGCGCAGCCTAAAATGCTTTCGCAGCTTCAGCTAAAGGCGCCCGCGGCCCTTTTGGTAAACGATAAATTGGCTCAAGCGGCACACCCTCTCGTAGAAGACAAAAACATAGCGATTGTCGTCTGTGCAAATCCAACACTGACAGCCGCGAAGATTATTGAGCGTTTTTTTACCACCGAACCTTGGAGCCAATGGCCCAGGCAGACGGACCCTTCTGCTGTGATCGGTGTTGACTGCCTTGTTGATCCCACAGCTTTTGTTGGACCGAATGCGACCCTAGGAAAGCATGTTAAAGTTGGAAAGCACGCCGTCATCGGAGCCAATGTTGTTCTCGAAGACGGAGTTTGCGTCGGTGATAACACAGTGATCCATTCAGGAGCCATTATTCAGTTTGGAACAAGAGTTGGCAGTTTTTGTGAGATTGGACCAAATACTACCATAGGATCTCGAGGTTTTGGGCTCACAACTGATAGCTCCGGTCGACATCACTCGATTCCCCAAAGAGGCTACGTAATAATTGAAGATGAAGTGGAAATTGGCGCCAACTGTACGATTGACCGAGCCACCTTTGGGGCAACGGTTATTGGTAAGGGCGCGAAGCTAGACAATCTGATCCACATTGCTCACAACTGCAGCGTTGGTGAAGGCTCTGTTTTGACGGCAGGATTCATGATGGCAGGCTCCTCCACGCTCGGAAAGTACGTCCTTGCAGCCGGCAGAGCTTCCGTATCGGATCATGTCCATGTGGCTGACCGCGTCCAACTGGGGGGTATGGCCGGAGTCTCAAAAGACGTACAAGAAGCTGGTGCCTACGCAGGATATCCACTGCAAAGTCTTCAAAAGCATCTCCGTATTTTATCAGCATTGAGCCGCCTACCAGATATGGTAAATGATATTAGGAGACTTAAAAAACTACTTAAATAG
- a CDS encoding translation initiation factor IF-1 codes for MARDDLAQIDGKVVDAGAGGLYKVKLDNGVEVSAKLCGKMRRFNIRVVVGDKVTVGLSPYDPTHGLIMYRHK; via the coding sequence ATGGCGAGAGACGATTTAGCACAAATTGATGGAAAAGTGGTCGATGCGGGGGCGGGCGGCCTCTATAAAGTGAAACTAGACAACGGCGTAGAAGTCTCAGCGAAGCTCTGCGGCAAAATGCGTCGATTCAATATTCGAGTCGTGGTGGGGGATAAAGTGACAGTCGGTTTGTCTCCGTATGACCCCACACATGGTCTTATTATGTACCGGCACAAATGA
- a CDS encoding RNA-binding transcriptional accessory protein, with product MGLNWISFFNEQCPGIPESAVKAVLGLVQDGATVPFIARYRKEKTGNLDEVQVQAVIDLHATFEEVIKRQAYILKEIESQGNLNENLKKLILETKSLGELEEIYRPYKKKKKTKATLAREAGIEPFADWLLSICRAEQTDSLSVDIKAREFTNAAKGFLTYDMVIKGAQDIVGEKVSIDPELRAWLLADVLEYGKIQSRAGKKYKANSKFEMYQEFEEPIKKLFEEKASHRYLAMRRGWQESELTVTILLRDEEGVEAKFQNWASPAPAASDSAICQMCKGLVREAAKSAFQLSVLPSVTNEVHRRLKDQADEHAIRVFSENVRKLLLASPFGPRCVLGVDPGVRTGAKVALVDKGGNYLSHTVMHFLGEQVEGTKKMLGELFATIPVDAIGVGNGTAGRETEAAVRKIVQELGLTIPVVLVNESGASIYSASEVAREEFPNLDLTVRGAISIARRLQDPLAELVKIDPKSIGVGQYQHDVSQPRLKKSLDFIVQSCVNHVGVNLNTASSYLLQYVSGIGPQLAQQIVGHRKEKGLFKSRDELLSVPKFSSKAFEQGAGFLRVLESDNVLDRTGIHPERYGAVRDMAQTLGLTLSQLASLDGISKLKEEKAKFAPLIGEFTFVDIVSELEKPGRDPRDPYKVFTFREDIHELKDLKEGMLCPGIVTNVTNFGAFVDIGVHQDGLAHISELTHKFVDDPKLVVSPGDQVQVKVLKVDLDKKQIALTMKLTDPPARSPGQTRSPHNRAGGSESRETRPRRRPENSEAPQRSGDGDSRSANRPARRDRNGESGGDARRFSGRSGSERPQGRRGDAPKEGSTQKGGGAKFRDEKGRSGDRQKNFGGKDGSKAQPRREGGKPFNNSFADLASLLKRN from the coding sequence ATGGGGCTGAATTGGATAAGTTTTTTTAACGAGCAGTGTCCGGGCATACCTGAGAGCGCTGTCAAAGCAGTTCTGGGGCTGGTTCAAGACGGGGCCACCGTGCCGTTTATTGCCAGATACAGAAAAGAAAAAACGGGCAACTTGGATGAAGTTCAGGTCCAGGCGGTCATCGACCTGCATGCTACCTTTGAAGAGGTCATCAAGAGACAGGCCTACATTTTAAAAGAGATTGAGTCCCAGGGTAATCTCAACGAAAATCTTAAAAAGTTGATTTTAGAAACGAAATCCCTCGGCGAGCTCGAAGAGATTTATCGCCCCTACAAAAAGAAAAAGAAAACCAAAGCAACACTTGCTCGAGAAGCGGGCATCGAACCCTTTGCCGATTGGCTTTTGTCCATCTGCCGGGCGGAGCAAACTGACTCTCTGTCGGTAGACATTAAGGCGAGGGAGTTTACAAACGCAGCCAAGGGATTCTTGACTTACGACATGGTTATCAAAGGGGCACAAGATATCGTTGGCGAAAAAGTATCAATTGATCCTGAGTTGAGAGCTTGGTTACTTGCCGATGTACTTGAGTACGGAAAAATTCAAAGCCGCGCCGGAAAGAAGTACAAAGCGAACTCAAAATTCGAAATGTATCAGGAGTTTGAAGAACCCATCAAAAAACTGTTCGAAGAAAAAGCATCTCACCGGTATTTGGCCATGAGGCGAGGTTGGCAAGAAAGTGAACTCACAGTCACCATTTTACTTCGCGATGAAGAAGGGGTGGAAGCAAAATTTCAGAATTGGGCGTCACCTGCGCCGGCAGCCAGTGATTCGGCAATTTGTCAGATGTGTAAAGGGCTAGTAAGAGAGGCTGCTAAAAGTGCCTTTCAGCTGAGCGTTTTGCCCTCAGTTACAAATGAAGTTCACAGGAGATTAAAAGATCAAGCTGACGAACACGCGATACGTGTGTTTTCGGAAAACGTTCGAAAGCTATTGCTGGCTAGTCCGTTCGGCCCACGCTGCGTCTTGGGAGTGGATCCAGGTGTTCGAACAGGAGCAAAAGTGGCCCTTGTCGATAAGGGTGGTAACTATTTGTCTCATACGGTGATGCATTTTTTAGGAGAGCAAGTTGAAGGCACCAAGAAAATGCTCGGAGAACTGTTTGCCACCATCCCGGTTGACGCAATCGGAGTCGGTAATGGAACCGCTGGGCGCGAGACCGAAGCAGCGGTACGAAAGATCGTCCAAGAACTTGGGCTCACTATTCCAGTTGTTTTGGTTAACGAAAGTGGCGCAAGTATTTATTCGGCATCCGAAGTTGCGCGTGAAGAGTTTCCGAATCTTGACCTGACAGTTAGAGGGGCTATTTCGATTGCTCGCAGGTTGCAGGACCCACTGGCGGAACTTGTTAAAATTGATCCCAAAAGTATTGGAGTCGGTCAGTATCAGCACGATGTCTCTCAGCCCAGGCTTAAGAAATCTTTGGATTTTATTGTTCAATCGTGCGTGAACCACGTTGGTGTTAATCTCAATACAGCTTCTAGCTATTTGCTTCAGTATGTATCAGGAATTGGGCCGCAACTTGCGCAGCAAATTGTTGGACATAGAAAAGAAAAGGGTCTCTTTAAATCACGCGATGAACTTTTGAGTGTGCCGAAGTTTTCCTCGAAAGCGTTTGAGCAGGGGGCAGGTTTCTTGCGAGTGCTCGAGTCAGATAACGTGCTCGATAGAACCGGAATTCACCCAGAAAGATATGGTGCGGTGAGAGATATGGCTCAAACCTTGGGTCTTACGCTGTCACAGCTTGCTAGTCTCGACGGCATCTCAAAATTAAAAGAAGAGAAAGCGAAATTTGCGCCACTCATTGGAGAGTTCACTTTTGTTGATATTGTGTCAGAGCTTGAAAAACCGGGGCGTGATCCACGTGATCCTTATAAGGTTTTCACTTTTCGAGAAGACATTCACGAACTTAAAGACCTTAAAGAAGGAATGCTTTGTCCGGGCATTGTAACTAATGTGACTAACTTTGGTGCTTTTGTGGATATCGGAGTCCACCAGGACGGCTTGGCTCATATCTCGGAGCTGACTCACAAATTTGTAGACGATCCCAAGTTGGTGGTTAGTCCCGGTGATCAAGTTCAAGTGAAAGTGCTAAAGGTCGACCTCGATAAAAAACAAATCGCTCTTACGATGAAGCTCACGGATCCGCCTGCAAGATCTCCTGGTCAAACCAGATCGCCACACAATCGTGCCGGGGGTTCTGAAAGTAGAGAGACCCGCCCAAGGCGTAGACCTGAGAACTCAGAGGCGCCTCAAAGAAGTGGTGATGGCGACAGTCGCTCTGCCAATCGCCCTGCTCGGCGAGATCGAAATGGGGAGTCGGGTGGCGATGCTCGGCGCTTTTCGGGTAGAAGCGGCAGCGAACGCCCACAAGGCCGAAGGGGCGATGCACCCAAAGAAGGTTCAACGCAAAAAGGTGGCGGAGCAAAATTTCGAGATGAAAAAGGTAGATCCGGCGATCGTCAAAAAAACTTTGGCGGCAAAGATGGCTCGAAAGCACAACCAAGACGTGAAGGTGGCAAACCGTTCAACAATTCTTTTGCTGACCTAGCCAGTTTGCTAAAGAGGAATTGA
- a CDS encoding HAD family hydrolase, which yields MNPLSKLQVPDIQYVFTDIDDTLTTHGKLLATSYEAMWKLQDQGIRVVPVTGRPAGWCEMIARFWPVEGVIGENGALIYSYRNRIMERTYAEPYNEIRSGQKRLLEFTESLLKEHSRAQLSSDQDFRISDVSVDFTEDIAPPLPMPEVRLIASKFEKFGANAKISSIHVNAWFGDFDKSSMVVTYLKKYAPDVIRDQSCVFIGDSPNDEPLFRLFDLSVGVQNIVAAMDNITHLPKFLTGKESGDGFVEMAEHILAQKE from the coding sequence ATGAACCCCCTGTCAAAGCTGCAAGTGCCTGATATCCAGTATGTATTCACCGACATTGACGACACCCTAACAACTCACGGGAAGCTCCTTGCAACCTCCTATGAGGCCATGTGGAAGCTCCAAGACCAGGGAATAAGAGTCGTTCCGGTAACTGGACGACCGGCTGGGTGGTGCGAAATGATCGCTCGTTTTTGGCCCGTCGAAGGTGTCATCGGTGAAAACGGCGCTCTTATTTATTCTTACAGAAACAGGATAATGGAACGGACCTACGCCGAACCCTACAACGAAATACGAAGTGGTCAAAAACGCCTCCTCGAATTCACCGAGTCACTCCTTAAGGAGCATTCGCGAGCGCAGCTTTCTAGCGATCAGGACTTTAGAATATCAGACGTTTCTGTCGATTTTACCGAGGATATTGCTCCACCCTTACCTATGCCGGAGGTCCGGCTCATTGCCTCGAAGTTCGAGAAGTTTGGTGCAAATGCCAAGATTAGCTCTATCCATGTTAATGCGTGGTTTGGCGACTTTGACAAAAGCTCGATGGTCGTTACTTATCTCAAAAAATACGCACCCGATGTCATCAGAGATCAGAGCTGCGTCTTCATTGGAGACTCACCCAACGATGAACCCTTGTTCCGTCTATTTGATCTCAGTGTGGGCGTGCAAAACATTGTAGCAGCAATGGACAACATCACCCATTTACCCAAATTTCTTACCGGCAAGGAAAGTGGTGATGGGTTCGTCGAAATGGCAGAACACATTCTAGCTCAAAAGGAGTAG
- the topA gene encoding type I DNA topoisomerase, producing MAKSASGRKLVIVESPTKAKTIRKFLPKDFVVDSCMGHIRDLPQSAKDIPEKYKKLPWAKIGVDVEHEFAPLYCIPKNKTKIVSQLRELAKDASEIYLATDEDREGESISWHLLEVLKPKVPVRRMVFHEITKDAIFKALSNTRQIDEDLVRAQEARRILDRLVGYTLSPLLWKKVAYGLSAGRVQSVAVRLLCEREMDRIKFVKSGYATLSSKCSWQGAAFESRLVETGSKKVALGRDFDGSNGQLQKEREQTHVVLSLADCSRIEKELGSGPLKVTDKEEKPVSRKPSPPFITSTLQQEASRKFGWAARETMRAAQSLYEQGFITYMRTDSTNLSEQAIKASRDQILALYGKEYLPSEPRLYGGKKVKGAQEAHEAIRPAGAQFVKPDDAGLSGDLFKLYDLIWKRTISSQMENARQKQVQVKMNFQNHVFQANGMTIEFPGFLRAYVEGLDDPEQALEDREVLLPAMKVGDSLKIESIQSQDHETKPPARFTEATLIQTLEKEGIGRPSTYAPTMSTILDRGYAQKVGSALAPTFTGLVVNQLLQSHFPQYVDPGFTSSMEGALDSIASGEKDWIDYLKTIYLGKTGLQEEVKRKEKVIDPSEAREIRLSPLKNYAFRVGRYGAYVCRQQDEGEVCASIPDSQLPADITADDINKLIEIKQNGADALGRDPETNMPVYALTGRYGPYVQLGDLTEENSKPKRMSIPPPMSAENISVEQALKLLSLPKVLGTHPASGEEVKIGLGRFGPYVQMNSDFRSIPKDKDLFSISLAEAVDLLNQPKKGRRGGAKKVLKEIGIHPSIQEKIELLDGRYGPYLSVSSLNASVPKDEKLEEIDLTRAVAILAPKLEEAGGPEALQAKAAKAKKVKPVKKVAKKAASPSVKSVEGVIKARRSSVVGMKSGGGEMASASKELSKPAVKLRKRT from the coding sequence ATGGCAAAATCGGCATCTGGACGAAAGTTGGTGATCGTCGAATCACCGACCAAGGCCAAGACAATCAGAAAATTTTTACCCAAAGATTTCGTCGTGGACTCATGCATGGGACACATTCGCGATCTTCCGCAATCTGCAAAAGACATTCCTGAAAAGTACAAAAAATTGCCATGGGCAAAAATAGGAGTCGATGTAGAGCATGAGTTTGCTCCGCTCTACTGTATTCCGAAGAACAAAACAAAAATCGTCAGTCAGCTGCGCGAGTTAGCGAAAGATGCTTCTGAGATTTACCTTGCGACGGACGAAGACCGCGAAGGGGAAAGTATCAGTTGGCATCTATTAGAAGTGCTCAAGCCCAAAGTGCCCGTGCGCCGAATGGTTTTTCACGAAATCACTAAAGATGCGATTTTTAAGGCGCTCAGCAATACGCGCCAGATTGATGAAGATTTGGTGAGAGCTCAAGAAGCTCGAAGAATCTTAGATCGACTAGTGGGTTACACTCTCTCACCTCTACTTTGGAAGAAAGTCGCCTACGGATTATCTGCTGGCCGAGTTCAATCGGTTGCGGTCAGACTACTTTGTGAACGAGAGATGGATCGTATCAAGTTTGTAAAATCAGGGTATGCGACTCTTTCTTCGAAGTGCAGCTGGCAGGGTGCGGCCTTTGAATCAAGACTCGTTGAGACGGGTAGCAAGAAAGTAGCTCTGGGGCGAGATTTTGACGGTTCGAATGGACAGCTTCAGAAAGAGCGCGAGCAGACTCACGTGGTCCTAAGTTTGGCGGATTGCTCGCGAATTGAAAAAGAGCTGGGGAGCGGACCCTTAAAAGTTACCGACAAAGAAGAGAAGCCGGTTTCACGAAAGCCATCTCCTCCGTTCATCACATCAACACTGCAGCAGGAGGCGAGTAGAAAGTTTGGTTGGGCGGCGAGAGAAACAATGAGGGCGGCCCAATCTCTTTATGAGCAGGGCTTTATCACTTACATGAGAACCGACTCTACTAACCTTTCTGAGCAAGCGATTAAAGCGTCGCGCGATCAAATATTGGCGCTTTATGGCAAAGAGTATTTGCCATCGGAGCCGAGATTGTATGGCGGCAAAAAAGTGAAAGGCGCTCAAGAAGCTCACGAAGCGATCCGGCCCGCTGGAGCCCAATTTGTGAAGCCCGATGATGCCGGGCTGTCGGGTGATTTGTTCAAGCTCTACGATTTGATTTGGAAGAGAACTATCTCTTCTCAAATGGAGAACGCGCGGCAAAAGCAAGTGCAAGTGAAGATGAACTTTCAGAATCATGTCTTTCAGGCGAATGGCATGACGATAGAGTTTCCGGGCTTTTTGCGGGCCTATGTCGAGGGGCTCGACGATCCGGAGCAGGCGCTTGAAGATCGTGAAGTTTTGTTACCTGCAATGAAAGTTGGCGATTCTCTAAAAATAGAATCCATTCAGTCACAAGACCACGAAACGAAACCACCCGCCCGTTTCACAGAAGCAACCTTGATACAAACTTTAGAAAAAGAGGGTATTGGACGGCCTTCAACTTATGCGCCAACTATGAGCACCATCCTTGACAGGGGGTATGCGCAAAAAGTGGGAAGCGCGCTGGCTCCGACGTTTACTGGCCTTGTGGTAAATCAACTTTTGCAAAGTCACTTTCCGCAATATGTGGATCCCGGGTTTACATCTTCGATGGAAGGGGCGCTCGATTCGATTGCTTCTGGCGAGAAGGACTGGATCGACTATTTGAAGACGATTTACTTAGGTAAGACGGGACTTCAAGAAGAAGTGAAGCGCAAAGAAAAAGTGATCGATCCTTCAGAGGCTCGCGAGATTCGGCTTTCTCCGCTAAAGAACTATGCTTTTCGTGTGGGTCGTTATGGCGCTTATGTGTGTCGGCAGCAAGACGAAGGTGAGGTTTGCGCTTCAATACCAGACTCCCAACTACCAGCAGACATCACAGCAGATGACATCAACAAGTTGATTGAGATTAAGCAAAATGGCGCCGACGCTCTCGGTAGAGATCCCGAAACTAATATGCCCGTTTATGCACTGACGGGTCGTTATGGTCCTTATGTGCAGCTCGGAGATTTGACAGAGGAAAATTCGAAACCAAAGAGAATGTCGATACCGCCGCCTATGTCTGCCGAAAATATCTCGGTAGAGCAGGCTCTCAAACTTTTGAGTTTGCCTAAAGTTTTAGGAACCCATCCGGCAAGCGGTGAAGAAGTAAAGATCGGTTTAGGGAGATTTGGCCCTTACGTTCAAATGAACTCCGATTTTCGTAGTATTCCAAAAGATAAAGATTTGTTTTCGATTTCTCTTGCTGAAGCGGTGGATCTTTTGAATCAGCCAAAGAAGGGACGCCGAGGAGGAGCCAAAAAGGTTCTGAAAGAAATTGGAATACATCCGTCAATTCAAGAAAAAATTGAATTGTTAGACGGTCGATATGGCCCCTATCTAAGTGTGAGTAGTCTCAATGCATCGGTTCCTAAAGATGAAAAATTAGAAGAAATCGATCTTACTCGAGCTGTCGCGATTCTTGCCCCTAAGTTAGAGGAAGCTGGAGGCCCAGAGGCCCTTCAAGCAAAAGCAGCAAAAGCGAAGAAGGTGAAGCCAGTAAAGAAAGTTGCAAAGAAAGCTGCTAGCCCCTCCGTCAAGTCAGTTGAAGGTGTCATAAAAGCTAGGCGCAGCTCCGTAGTGGGCATGAAGTCCGGTGGCGGCGAGATGGCCTCAGCTTCAAAAGAGCTGAGCAAGCCCGCGGTGAAGCTGCGAAAACGAACATAG